The Chlorocebus sabaeus isolate Y175 chromosome 1, mChlSab1.0.hap1, whole genome shotgun sequence genome includes a region encoding these proteins:
- the MS4A12 gene encoding membrane-spanning 4-domains subfamily A member 12 isoform X1, translating to MVSSKPTSHAGVYETTPNPYYPPSSFTAPGSQQPPGSINLENQAQGAQSAQPYFITSPGTSAVSQPGQGNTQMINLSMRTAVINFKEEAKALGVIQIIVGLMHLGFGIILCLTSFSYRGVLGFASTAVIGGYPFWGGLSFIISGSLSVSASKELSSCLVKGSLGMNIVSSIFAFIGVILLVVDMCINGMPFQDYWAVLSGKGISAMLMIFSLLEVCIASVTAYFANQANTTTNMPVLVIPNMYENNPVTPASSSAPPRCNNYSN from the exons ATGGTGTCATCCAAGCCAACAAGCCATGCTGGAGTATATGAAACCACACCCAACCCTTACTACCCACCAAGCAGCTTTACGGCTCCTGGATCTCAACAGCCTCCGGGTTCAATCAACTTAGAAAACCAAGCTCAGGGTGCTCAGAGTGCTCAGCCCTACTTCATCACATCTCCAGGAACCTCTGCTGTCAGTCAACCAGGTCAAGGAAATACACAAATGATAAATCTAAGCATGAGAACAGCAGTAATAAACTTTAAAGAAGAAGCAAAGGCACTAGGG gtaaTCCAGATCATAGTTGGATTGATGCACCTTGGTTTTggaattattttgtgtttaacATCATTCTCTTATAGAGGAGTACTCGGTTTTGCCTCTACTGCTGTTATTGGTGGATACCCGTTCTGGGGTGGCCTTTCT TTCATTATCTCTGGCTCTCTCTCTGTGTCAGCATCCAAGGAGCTTTCCTCTTGTCTG GTGAAAGGCAGCCTGGGAATGAACATAGTTAGTTCTATCTTTGCCTTCATTGGAGTGATTCTGCTGGTGGTGGATATGTGCATCAATGGGATGCCTTTCCAAGACTATTGGGCCGTG CTTTCTGGAAAAGGCATTTCAGCCATGCTGAtgatcttctccctcctggaGGTCTGCATAGCTAGTGTCACAGCTTATTTTGCCAACCAAGCAAACACCACAACCAACATG CCTGTCCTGGTTATTCCAAATATGTATGAAAACAACCCTGTGACACCAGCGTCTTCTTCAGCGCCTCCCAGATGCAACAACTACTCTAACTAA
- the MS4A12 gene encoding membrane-spanning 4-domains subfamily A member 12 isoform X2 — protein sequence MVSSKPTSHAGVYETTPNPYYPPSSFTAPGSQQPPGSINLENQAQGAQSAQPYFITSPGTSAVSQPGQGNTQMINLSMRTAVINFKEEAKALGFIISGSLSVSASKELSSCLVKGSLGMNIVSSIFAFIGVILLVVDMCINGMPFQDYWAVLSGKGISAMLMIFSLLEVCIASVTAYFANQANTTTNMPVLVIPNMYENNPVTPASSSAPPRCNNYSN from the exons ATGGTGTCATCCAAGCCAACAAGCCATGCTGGAGTATATGAAACCACACCCAACCCTTACTACCCACCAAGCAGCTTTACGGCTCCTGGATCTCAACAGCCTCCGGGTTCAATCAACTTAGAAAACCAAGCTCAGGGTGCTCAGAGTGCTCAGCCCTACTTCATCACATCTCCAGGAACCTCTGCTGTCAGTCAACCAGGTCAAGGAAATACACAAATGATAAATCTAAGCATGAGAACAGCAGTAATAAACTTTAAAGAAGAAGCAAAGGCACTAGGG TTCATTATCTCTGGCTCTCTCTCTGTGTCAGCATCCAAGGAGCTTTCCTCTTGTCTG GTGAAAGGCAGCCTGGGAATGAACATAGTTAGTTCTATCTTTGCCTTCATTGGAGTGATTCTGCTGGTGGTGGATATGTGCATCAATGGGATGCCTTTCCAAGACTATTGGGCCGTG CTTTCTGGAAAAGGCATTTCAGCCATGCTGAtgatcttctccctcctggaGGTCTGCATAGCTAGTGTCACAGCTTATTTTGCCAACCAAGCAAACACCACAACCAACATG CCTGTCCTGGTTATTCCAAATATGTATGAAAACAACCCTGTGACACCAGCGTCTTCTTCAGCGCCTCCCAGATGCAACAACTACTCTAACTAA